A stretch of DNA from Methanobrevibacter gottschalkii DSM 11977:
AGCAACAGGTTACTGATATCAAAACGGGTCTTGACAATCTTGACAAGATTACCAAAAATGCTGTGGGTATTGAAATTGACTTTGCAAAGCTCGACCAGGAAGTAAGATACAATGCCAACGAAAAAAGTCTGGCAAGATACCTGATTGATTTAACAGAATTAAAAATAAGATACTTGGAATTATCAGTTAAAGCATTTGAAGCTAAAAACAGGCTGTTCAAGGATGAAATGGATAGGCTATTTAAAAATAGAGTTCTTGAACTGGAAGACAAAAAGATTGAAATCTCACAAAAAGACATCATGAATGAAATAGAAATCCTTGCAAAACAAATTGATGATAACAATGTACAATGAGAACAACGAATTCTATTTGGATGCTAGGGATAAAGTTATTCTTCAGAAATGTGTGTATGAGAATCCATATATTCCATTCTCTCCATTTCCAAAGCAGGCCGAAATGATTTTAGCTAGAGAAAAGGAAGTCCTGATTGGTGGTGCTGCAGGAGATTCCAAATCAACAAGTCTTTTGATGAGGGCATTGTTCTATGTTCAGGATGACATGAATGAATACCATGCCCTCATCCTGAGACGTACATTATCTGACTTGAAGCGTAAAGGAGCTTTAATTCACAAGGCAAGTCAATGGTTAAATCGAAAGGAAATTCAAAATAATGCAAGTATCAAACCGAAGTGGGATGGAACCGAACACTCATGGACATTTCCCAATGGAAATTCATTAACTTTCGGATATTTACGTAACATTAATGACCTTGATACATATCAGGGTTCCGAATACCAGTTCATAGGAATTGATGAGCTGACACAGTTGGAGAGGTTTAAATATATCTATATGAGGTCAAGAGTTCGTAAGACCAAAGACAATAAGCTTCCAACACAACTGATGGCATCAAGCAATCCGGGTAAGCGTGGAAACAAATGGGTGCGTGAAAGATTCATAGAAAAAATAGACACTGACATTCAGGATAAATCACAAATAAGATTCATTTCATCCAGCTACTTGGACAACATCTATCTAGACAGAAACGACTATGAAGAATATCTTATGGGATTAGATAGAGTAACAAGAGAGCAATTAATGAACGGTAA
This window harbors:
- a CDS encoding phage terminase large subunit — translated: MYNENNEFYLDARDKVILQKCVYENPYIPFSPFPKQAEMILAREKEVLIGGAAGDSKSTSLLMRALFYVQDDMNEYHALILRRTLSDLKRKGALIHKASQWLNRKEIQNNASIKPKWDGTEHSWTFPNGNSLTFGYLRNINDLDTYQGSEYQFIGIDELTQLERFKYIYMRSRVRKTKDNKLPTQLMASSNPGKRGNKWVRERFIEKIDTDIQDKSQIRFISSSYLDNIYLDRNDYEEYLMGLDRVTREQLMNGNWYASVKGQLFDESDFHIISQDECLKIPIVRVIRYWDLATTEVLNDDKLRGSDPDYTAGVLLAKDLNGNIYIWDSYEFQLESRNLINEILNTAARDKSDVQYIELDGSTGKNFGLLIIDELNRRGFTTGTGNSRENKVDRARRVSADIQKNGIFLVGKDRTGFTKKWAMEFLEKITAYPNEAIHDDCVVAFTGGYEKIVAEKQSQRVNVDKWYST